From the genome of Ziziphus jujuba cultivar Dongzao chromosome 6, ASM3175591v1, one region includes:
- the LOC132804032 gene encoding cytochrome P450 714C2-like, giving the protein MDNCKNLFLAGSEAPAVAAMWVIFVSRKALENIKVGEMWVPKGVNIWIWMLELHRDPKLWGPDTHKFNLERFAKGVIGACKCPQVYLPFGVGGRVCPGQSLAMVEMKILLALNISNFGLLLQPKHGVNLLIQKI; this is encoded by the exons ATGGACAATTGCAAGAACCTCTTCTTGGCTGGATCTGAAGCTCCTGCTGTTGCTGCAATGTGGG TGATATTTGTGTCAAGGAAAGCCTTGGAAAATATAAAGGTGGGGGAAATGTGGGTTCCAAAAGGTGTAAATATATGGATATGGATGCTAGAGTTGCATCGAGATCCTAAACTTTGGGGACCTGACACTCACAAGTTCAACCTTGAAAGGTTTGCTAAGGGAGTCATCGGGGCTTGCAAGTGTCCTCAAGTCTACTTGCCATTTGGTGTTGGTGGCCGAGTATGTCCTGGACAAAGCTTAGCCATGGTAGAGATGAAGATCCTTTTGGCTCTAAATATATCCAATTTTGGTTTGCTTTTGCAGCCTAAGCATGGTGTAAATCTTCTAATACAAAAAATATGA